One Papio anubis isolate 15944 chromosome 9, Panubis1.0, whole genome shotgun sequence genomic window carries:
- the KRT73 gene encoding keratin, type II cytoskeletal 73: MSRQFTYKSGAAAKGGFSGCSAVLSGGSSSSYQAGGKGLSGGFSSRSLYSLGGARSISFNVASGSGWAGGYGFGRGRASGFAGSMFGSVALGSVSPSVCPPGGIHQVTINKSLLAPLNVELDPEIQKVRAQEREQIKVLNNKFASFIDKVRFLEQQNQVLETKWELLQQLDLNNCKNNLEPILEGYISNLRKQLETLCGDRVRLDSELRSVREVVEDYKKRYEEEINKRTTAENEFVVLKKDVDAAYMSKVELQAKVDALDGEIKFFKCLYEGEIAQIQSHISDTSIILSMDNNRNLDLDSIIAEVRAQYEEIARKSKAEAEALYQTKFQELQLAAGQHGDDLKHTKNEISELTRLIQRLRSEIESVKKQCANLETAIADTEQRGDCALKDARAKLDELEGALQQAKEELARMLREYQELLSVKLSLDIEIATYRKLLEGEECRMSGEYTNSVSISVINSSMAGTAGAGAGFGFSNAGTYGYWPSSVSGGYSMLPGGCVTGSGNCSPRGEARTRLGSASEFKDSQGKTLALSSPTKKTMR, from the exons ATGAGCCGCCAATTCACCTACAAGTCGGGAGCTGCTGCCAAGGGGGGCTTCAGTGGCTGCTCAGCTGTGCTCTCAGGGGGCAGCTCATCCTCCTACCAAGCAGGGGGCAAAGGGCTCAGTGGGGGCTTCAGCAGTCGGAGCCTTTACAGCCTGGGGGGTGCCCGGAGCATCTCTTTCAATGTGGCCAGTGGCAGTGGGTGGGCAGGAGGCTATGGATTTGGCCGGGGCCGGGCCAGTGGCTTTGCCGGCAGCATGTTTGGCAGTGTGGCCTTGGGGTCCGTGAGTCCATCCGTGTGCCCACCCGGGGGTATCCATCAGGTCACCATCAACAAGAGCCTCCTGGCACCCCTCAACGTGGAGCTGGACCCTGAAATCCAGAAAGTGCGTGCCCAGGAGCGGGAGCAGATCAAGGTGCTGAACAACAAGTTTGCCTCCTTCATTGACAAG GTGCGGTTCCTGGAGCAGCAGAACCAGGTGCTGGAGACCAAGTGGGAGCTGCTGCAGCAGCTGGACCTGAACAACTGCAAGAACAACCTGGAGCCCATTCTAGAGGGCTACATCAGCAACCTGCGGAAACAGCTGGAGACGCTGTGCGGGGACAGGGTGAGGCTGGACTCAGAGCTGAGGAGCGTGCGCGAAGTGGTAGAGGACTACAAGAAGAG gtatgaagaagaaataaacaagcgCACAACTGCTGAGAATGAATTTGTGGTGCTTAAGAAG GACGTGGATGCAGCCTACATGAGCAAAGTGGAGCTGCAGGCCAAGGTGGATGCCCTGGACGGAGAAATCAAGTTCTTCAAGTGCCTGTATGAGGGG GAGATCGCTCAGATCCAGTCCCACATCAGCGACACATCCATCATCCTGTCCATGGACAACAACAGGAACCTGGACCTGGACAGCATCATTGCTGAGGTCCGTGCCCAGTACGAGGAGATCGCCCGGAAGAGCAAGGCCGAGGCCGAGGCCCTGTACCAGACCAAG TTCCAGGAGCTGCAGCTAGCAGCCGGCCAGCATGGGGATGACCTGAAACACACCAAAAATGAGATCTCAGAGCTGACCCGTCTCATCCAAAGGCTGCGCTCAGAGATTGAGAGTGTGAAGAAGCAG TGTGCCAACCTGGAGACGGCCATCGCTGACACCGAGCAGCGGGGGGACTGTGCCCTCAAGGACGCCAGAGCCAAGCTGGATGAGCTGGAGGGCGCCCTGCAGCAAGCCAAGGAGGAGCTGGCACGGATGCTGCGCGAGTACCAAGAGCTTTTGAGCGTGAAGCTGTCCCTGGATATCGAGATCGCCACCTACCGCAAGCTGCTGGAGGGCGAGGAGTGCAG GATGTCTGGAGAATACACCAACTCCGTGAGCATTT CGGTCATCAACAGCTCCATGGCCGGGACAGCAGGCGCCGGGGCTGGTTTTGGATTCAGCAATGCTGGCACCTATGGCTACTGGCCCAGCTCTGTCAGCGGGGGCTACAGCATGCTGCCTGGGGGCTGTGTCACTGGCAGTGGGAACTGCAGCCCCCGTGGGGAAGCCAGGACCAGGCTGGGGAGTGCAAGTGAATTCAAGGACTCCCAGGGAAAGACCTTAGCTCTAAGCTCACCCACCAAGAAAACCATGAGATAA